Proteins encoded within one genomic window of Nonomuraea gerenzanensis:
- a CDS encoding metallophosphoesterase family protein, protein MAEAELSGASRLLAVSDLHIGYPENRAIVEELKPVTPGDWLLVAGDVGERLDGIAWALSLLASRFERVVWVPGNHELWTVPGEPPELRGVARYEHLVRMCRELGVVTPEDEYPVWAGAGGPVRIVPLFLLYDYTFLPPGHHTKESALTYAHSTGVVCTDEYVLHPDPYPSRDAWCRARVALTQRRLAELDDDVPLVFVNHYPLVREPTDVLRYPQFAQWCGTTATRDWHRRHRTAAMIYGHLHIPRETWYDGVRFEEVSLGYPREWKPRPGNRRLLRDVLPSS, encoded by the coding sequence TTGGCGGAGGCGGAGCTGTCAGGCGCGAGCAGGTTGCTGGCGGTCAGCGACCTGCACATCGGCTACCCCGAGAACAGGGCCATCGTGGAGGAGCTGAAACCCGTCACCCCCGGCGACTGGCTGCTGGTGGCGGGCGACGTGGGGGAGCGGCTCGACGGCATCGCGTGGGCGCTGAGCCTGCTGGCGAGCCGGTTCGAGCGGGTGGTGTGGGTGCCGGGCAACCACGAGCTGTGGACGGTGCCGGGCGAGCCGCCCGAGCTGCGGGGCGTGGCGCGTTACGAGCACCTGGTGCGGATGTGCCGTGAGCTGGGCGTCGTCACGCCGGAGGATGAGTATCCGGTGTGGGCGGGCGCGGGCGGGCCGGTGCGGATCGTGCCGCTGTTCCTCCTGTACGACTACACGTTCCTGCCGCCTGGCCACCACACCAAGGAGAGCGCCCTGACCTACGCCCACAGCACGGGCGTGGTCTGCACCGACGAGTACGTGCTGCACCCCGACCCGTACCCCTCGCGGGACGCCTGGTGCCGTGCCCGGGTGGCGCTGACGCAGCGGCGGCTGGCGGAGCTGGACGACGACGTGCCGCTGGTGTTCGTCAACCACTACCCGCTGGTACGCGAGCCGACGGACGTCCTGCGTTACCCGCAGTTCGCGCAGTGGTGCGGCACCACGGCCACGCGCGACTGGCACCGCCGCCACCGCACGGCCGCGATGATCTACGGTCACCTGCACATCCCGCGCGAGACCTGGTACGACGGGGTGCGCTTCGAGGAGGTCTCGCTCGGCTACCCGAGGGAGTGGAAGCCCCGGCCCGGCAACCGCCGCCTGCTGCGCGACGTGCTGCCGAGCTCATAG
- a CDS encoding alpha/beta hydrolase, whose translation MMSKQVVLERAAQQFADANAKPPFIYELPPEQGREILEKLQSDPNVPKPEIDEEWIQVQGGPTGVIPVRIVKPKGATGTLPVIFYIHGAGWVFGSARTHDRLVRELAVRCGAAVVFPEYDRAPEAKYPTQIEQNYAAAQWVMEHGGEKGLDPSRMAVCGDSVGGNMSIVLAMMAKERGDVRLLGQALFYPVTDADFDTGSYKQFATGYYLNRDGMKWFWDQYTSDPAQRAEPHASPLRAEDEQLRGLPPALVLNGEADVLRDEGEAFAGRLRELGNDVTAVRLAGMVHDFAMVDLLRDTNANKTAMELATGMLRRWLGTESTE comes from the coding sequence ATGATGAGCAAGCAGGTCGTGCTGGAGCGGGCGGCACAGCAGTTCGCGGACGCCAACGCCAAGCCGCCCTTCATCTACGAGCTCCCGCCCGAGCAGGGCAGGGAGATCCTGGAGAAGCTCCAGTCCGATCCGAACGTGCCCAAGCCCGAGATCGACGAGGAGTGGATCCAGGTGCAGGGCGGCCCGACCGGCGTCATCCCGGTGCGGATCGTCAAGCCCAAGGGCGCCACCGGCACGCTGCCGGTCATCTTCTACATCCACGGCGCCGGCTGGGTGTTCGGCTCGGCCCGCACCCACGACCGGCTGGTGCGCGAGCTCGCCGTACGCTGCGGGGCCGCCGTGGTCTTCCCCGAGTACGACCGCGCGCCCGAGGCGAAGTACCCCACCCAGATCGAGCAGAACTACGCCGCCGCCCAGTGGGTCATGGAGCACGGCGGGGAGAAGGGCCTCGACCCGTCGCGGATGGCGGTGTGCGGCGACTCCGTCGGCGGCAACATGTCGATCGTGCTGGCCATGATGGCCAAGGAGCGCGGCGACGTGCGGCTGCTCGGCCAGGCGCTGTTCTACCCGGTCACCGACGCCGACTTCGACACCGGCTCCTACAAGCAGTTCGCCACCGGCTACTACCTCAACCGCGACGGGATGAAGTGGTTCTGGGACCAGTACACCAGTGACCCCGCCCAGCGGGCCGAGCCGCACGCCTCGCCGCTGCGCGCCGAGGACGAGCAGTTGCGCGGCCTGCCGCCCGCGCTCGTCCTGAACGGCGAGGCGGACGTGCTGCGCGACGAGGGCGAGGCGTTCGCCGGACGGCTGCGCGAGCTGGGCAACGACGTGACCGCGGTGCGGCTGGCGGGGATGGTGCACGACTTCGCCATGGTCGACCTGCTGCGCGACACGAACGCCAACAAGACGGCCATGGAGCTGGCCACCGGCATGCTCCGGCGGTGGCTCGGGACGGAATCCACCGAGTAA
- a CDS encoding PucR family transcriptional regulator, translated as MSGVRGPGWEAPVTVAELVNAGPLAGARMYGAGENPVRGVRIVDEPSVFATVAPHTAVVLIGTAASGGWAVEMAMRRAWEQAAACVIAPAGGLSEGSGAVLAERLGVTLIFVDEDPLVVAVRVASAASRPDAARTQLVARCATRLAEAGASARRVLGVLNAELPGTSVAFVDRYGLPLAGRRDALGDPAGGRGRPDAEAGSPGGRARWSAEVVVPDDDGEALGTLVAAGSSRSPGWPAVVRTVLELAVAPLTAWAAHERLRASRDFTRQASLAERVLTEPEPAPTPEPEPAPPPAPESTPAPEPEPASTPTPASAPEPEPPANGSVRAAAIALGWPVRGPLTAYRIRPLTEPGDAPLACTLITATLGQVPVMTRGDGWAGWSALGPPELAEGVRQVLLSMPWSCAGGVGAQVEGLDVMAESLLGAEAAAYVAGAGMVQRADRIGPAELLGALPTGALRAPAAVVLRPLLAIDRDGTLLETLGAVLDEGGALKAAERLGVHRNTITTRLDRIKSAGFDLDDAATRLALQLACHVMLR; from the coding sequence GTGAGCGGGGTGCGGGGGCCGGGCTGGGAGGCGCCGGTCACGGTGGCGGAGCTGGTCAACGCGGGGCCGCTGGCCGGGGCGCGGATGTACGGCGCGGGCGAGAACCCCGTGCGCGGGGTGCGGATCGTGGACGAGCCGTCGGTGTTCGCCACGGTCGCGCCGCACACGGCGGTGGTGCTGATCGGGACGGCGGCCAGCGGCGGCTGGGCGGTGGAGATGGCGATGCGCCGGGCCTGGGAGCAGGCGGCGGCGTGCGTGATCGCGCCGGCGGGCGGGCTGAGCGAGGGCTCGGGGGCGGTGCTGGCGGAGCGGCTCGGCGTGACGCTGATCTTCGTGGACGAGGATCCGCTGGTCGTGGCGGTGCGGGTGGCGTCGGCCGCGTCCCGTCCCGACGCGGCCCGCACCCAGCTCGTGGCCCGCTGCGCGACCAGGCTGGCAGAGGCGGGGGCGTCGGCGCGGCGGGTGCTCGGGGTGCTGAACGCGGAGCTGCCGGGCACGTCGGTCGCCTTCGTCGACCGGTACGGGCTGCCGCTCGCGGGCCGCCGGGACGCGCTCGGCGATCCGGCGGGCGGGCGGGGGCGGCCCGACGCGGAGGCGGGCTCGCCCGGTGGCCGGGCGCGGTGGTCGGCCGAGGTGGTGGTGCCCGACGACGACGGTGAGGCGCTGGGGACGCTGGTGGCCGCCGGTTCTTCGCGGTCGCCGGGGTGGCCGGCGGTGGTGCGTACCGTGCTGGAGCTGGCGGTGGCGCCGCTGACGGCGTGGGCGGCGCATGAACGCCTGCGCGCCTCGCGCGACTTCACCCGGCAGGCGTCACTCGCCGAACGCGTCCTCACCGAGCCGGAACCCGCACCCACCCCCGAACCAGAACCCGCGCCCCCGCCCGCACCCGAATCCACGCCCGCACCCGAACCCGAACCCGCGTCCACGCCCACGCCCGCGTCCGCGCCCGAACCCGAGCCGCCGGCGAACGGCAGCGTGCGGGCCGCCGCGATCGCGCTCGGCTGGCCGGTCAGGGGCCCGCTGACGGCGTACCGGATCCGCCCGCTGACCGAGCCGGGCGACGCCCCGCTCGCCTGCACGCTCATCACCGCCACCCTCGGCCAGGTCCCGGTCATGACCAGGGGCGACGGCTGGGCGGGCTGGTCGGCGCTGGGCCCGCCCGAGCTGGCGGAAGGCGTCCGGCAGGTGCTGCTGAGCATGCCGTGGTCGTGCGCCGGGGGAGTGGGTGCCCAGGTGGAGGGCTTGGACGTGATGGCGGAGTCGCTGCTCGGGGCGGAGGCGGCGGCGTACGTGGCGGGCGCGGGCATGGTGCAGCGGGCCGATCGGATCGGCCCGGCGGAGCTGCTCGGCGCGCTCCCGACGGGCGCGCTGCGGGCGCCGGCGGCGGTGGTGCTGCGCCCGCTGCTGGCGATCGACAGGGACGGCACGCTGCTGGAGACGCTGGGCGCGGTCCTGGACGAGGGCGGCGCGCTGAAGGCGGCCGAGCGGCTGGGCGTGCACCGCAACACGATCACCACCCGGCTGGACCGCATCAAGTCCGCCGGATTCGATCTCGACGACGCCGCCACCCGCCTGGCGTTGCAGCTCGCCTGCCATGTGATGCTGCGCTGA
- a CDS encoding DUF917 domain-containing protein, translated as MIDLEGLGRFSAGARLFATGAAQSSYNLAYDWAASVVGRGVELVAAGELAPGTLCMVVSLVGSTTALGEQLPAGDEPERAVRALERRLGERAGAVVALNLAAENALIPLIAAAGLGLPLVDGDGTGRVFPLVEQTTYTLGGMSAAPLALAGGSGELVLLETAADRVEELLRPVVLSVGGWAVAACYPMAAGDLARVLVPGTVSLLMRAGEPGAPRSAAAPYGVRTLCRGRIQAVEGSTGHGGELALPSLPSSIVLRESEGLRRLVRLEAHNEIVLALADGAVVATVPDLICMVSTADGMVVDVDKAEPGLEVDIMVVKAAPVWHTDRGLALGGPRAFGITL; from the coding sequence TTGATCGATCTGGAGGGGCTCGGCCGGTTCTCGGCGGGTGCGCGGCTGTTCGCGACGGGGGCGGCGCAGTCGTCGTACAACCTGGCCTACGACTGGGCGGCGTCGGTGGTCGGGCGGGGTGTGGAGCTGGTGGCGGCCGGTGAGCTGGCGCCGGGCACGTTGTGCATGGTGGTCAGCCTGGTGGGGTCGACGACGGCGCTGGGCGAGCAGTTGCCTGCCGGTGACGAGCCCGAGCGGGCGGTGCGGGCGCTGGAGCGCAGGCTGGGGGAGCGGGCCGGGGCGGTGGTGGCGCTGAACCTGGCGGCGGAGAACGCGCTGATCCCGCTGATCGCGGCTGCCGGGCTGGGGCTGCCGCTGGTGGACGGGGACGGTACGGGGCGGGTGTTCCCGCTGGTGGAGCAGACCACGTACACGCTGGGCGGGATGAGCGCGGCCCCGCTGGCGCTGGCGGGCGGGTCGGGGGAGCTGGTGCTGCTGGAGACGGCGGCCGACCGGGTGGAGGAGCTGCTGCGGCCGGTGGTGCTGTCGGTCGGTGGGTGGGCGGTGGCGGCGTGTTATCCGATGGCGGCGGGGGATCTGGCGCGGGTGCTGGTGCCGGGCACGGTGAGCCTGCTCATGCGGGCGGGCGAGCCGGGGGCGCCGCGGTCGGCGGCGGCGCCGTACGGGGTGCGGACGTTGTGCCGGGGACGGATCCAGGCGGTGGAGGGCAGCACCGGGCACGGGGGTGAGCTGGCGTTGCCGTCGCTGCCGTCGAGCATCGTGCTGCGGGAGTCGGAGGGGCTGCGGCGGCTGGTACGGCTGGAGGCGCACAACGAGATCGTGCTGGCCCTGGCGGACGGGGCGGTGGTGGCGACCGTGCCGGACCTGATCTGCATGGTCTCGACCGCCGACGGGATGGTGGTGGACGTGGACAAGGCCGAGCCCGGCCTGGAGGTGGACATCATGGTGGTGAAGGCGGCGCCGGTGTGGCACACGGACCGGGGGCTGGCGCTGGGCGGGCCGCGCGCGTTCGGGATCACGCTGTGA
- a CDS encoding MFS transporter, which produces MTAIDSPTMPIGAAFDRMPFTRRHVLIALALFVAFVIESWEQLALVYVSGDLGTKLGLGEAGIGVVLSAVAFGMIPGVLVWGPVADRIGRRPTAFWSLLAYGVVALASAFAPNAEVLIALRVASGLALAGVYTITFPFFLELLPTRHRGRAAVYLSIGWPIGMLAAIGASMALGELGWHVVVVASAVAGLWAFAIRAWVPESPYWLAARGRQEEARAVLRSLGSPDAEATFTVASERVGRPLDLFKGGLARITLVMLALNFVFNWGYWGLQTWLPTLLQERGLTLSASLGFAALSALMMIPGYVSASLLTGRFGRKPVFLVYVVAAALGGLWFATAESSFGLYAGNFVLAFFSMGAWGVWNTWNGEFYPTALRGTGYSWATAAQLVATTVAPSAVGALLANATGFTATMLIINAFMVATALLAVPLPETEGRELE; this is translated from the coding sequence ATGACCGCCATCGACTCACCGACCATGCCGATCGGCGCGGCGTTCGACCGCATGCCGTTCACACGCAGGCACGTGCTCATCGCGCTGGCGCTGTTCGTCGCGTTCGTCATCGAGTCGTGGGAGCAGCTCGCCCTCGTGTACGTCTCCGGTGACCTCGGCACGAAGCTGGGGCTCGGCGAGGCGGGGATCGGGGTCGTGCTGTCGGCGGTGGCGTTCGGCATGATCCCCGGGGTGCTGGTGTGGGGGCCGGTGGCCGACAGGATCGGGCGCAGGCCGACGGCGTTCTGGTCGCTGCTGGCGTACGGGGTGGTCGCGCTGGCCTCGGCGTTCGCGCCGAACGCGGAGGTGCTGATCGCGCTGCGGGTGGCCTCGGGGCTGGCGCTGGCCGGGGTCTACACGATCACGTTCCCGTTCTTCCTGGAGCTGCTGCCGACCCGGCATCGCGGCCGGGCGGCGGTGTACCTGTCGATCGGGTGGCCGATCGGGATGCTCGCCGCGATCGGCGCGTCGATGGCGCTGGGTGAGCTCGGCTGGCACGTGGTGGTGGTGGCCAGCGCGGTGGCGGGGCTGTGGGCGTTCGCGATCAGGGCGTGGGTGCCAGAGTCGCCGTACTGGCTGGCGGCGCGGGGCCGGCAGGAGGAGGCGCGGGCGGTGCTGCGCTCGCTGGGCAGCCCCGACGCCGAGGCGACGTTCACGGTGGCGAGCGAGCGGGTGGGGCGCCCGCTGGACCTGTTCAAGGGCGGGCTGGCGCGGATCACCCTGGTGATGCTGGCGCTGAACTTCGTCTTCAACTGGGGGTACTGGGGGCTGCAGACGTGGCTGCCCACGCTGCTGCAGGAGCGCGGCCTGACGTTGTCGGCCTCGCTCGGGTTCGCCGCGCTGAGCGCGCTGATGATGATCCCCGGGTACGTCAGCGCGTCGCTGCTGACCGGCCGGTTCGGCCGCAAGCCGGTCTTCCTCGTCTACGTGGTGGCGGCGGCGCTGGGCGGCCTCTGGTTCGCCACCGCCGAGTCCTCTTTCGGCCTGTACGCGGGCAACTTCGTGCTGGCGTTCTTCAGCATGGGCGCGTGGGGCGTCTGGAACACCTGGAACGGCGAGTTCTACCCGACCGCCCTGCGCGGCACCGGCTACTCGTGGGCCACGGCGGCGCAGCTCGTGGCGACCACGGTGGCGCCGTCGGCGGTGGGCGCGCTGCTCGCGAACGCCACCGGGTTCACCGCTACGATGCTGATCATCAACGCGTTCATGGTGGCGACCGCGCTGCTGGCCGTGCCGTTGCCGGAGACGGAAGGGCGCGAGCTGGAGTGA
- a CDS encoding helix-turn-helix transcriptional regulator, whose protein sequence is MTQTDPRVRAWSPVCAAIAKLLAPHAEVVLHDPATDRVLAVWNPLTRRGAGDPSMLGELDRLDPAADDVHGPYEKTLPDGRRLSSVSAVLRDDGGEPSAVLCVNLDRTPLEQAAALLAAFAAPTAPRPEALFEQDWTDRVHQVVGGYVREHGRAVERLTRDDRLAVLAELDAAGVFAVRRAVPVVAGALRTSRSTLYALLADLRRSRP, encoded by the coding sequence GTGACGCAGACAGACCCGCGCGTGCGGGCGTGGTCGCCCGTGTGCGCGGCCATCGCCAAGCTGCTGGCCCCGCATGCCGAAGTGGTGCTGCACGACCCCGCCACCGACCGCGTCCTGGCCGTCTGGAACCCGCTGACCAGGCGCGGCGCGGGTGACCCGTCGATGCTCGGCGAGCTGGACCGCCTCGACCCGGCCGCCGACGACGTCCACGGCCCGTACGAGAAGACGCTGCCGGACGGGCGGCGGCTCTCCTCCGTCAGCGCCGTGCTGCGCGACGACGGCGGCGAGCCGTCGGCCGTGCTGTGCGTGAACCTCGACCGCACCCCGCTGGAGCAGGCGGCGGCGCTGCTGGCCGCGTTCGCCGCGCCGACCGCGCCGCGCCCCGAGGCCCTGTTCGAGCAGGACTGGACGGATCGGGTGCACCAGGTCGTCGGCGGCTACGTCCGCGAGCACGGGCGCGCCGTCGAGCGGCTGACCCGCGACGACCGCCTCGCCGTGCTGGCCGAGCTGGACGCGGCGGGCGTGTTCGCCGTGCGCCGCGCCGTGCCCGTCGTCGCCGGCGCGCTGAGGACCTCCCGATCCACTTTGTACGCGCTGCTCGCCGACCTCAGAAGGAGCCGACCATGA
- a CDS encoding aminotransferase class I/II-fold pyridoxal phosphate-dependent enzyme, which yields MSRLPDFRLEVYFSRWEFTARHHLTASDAQTMSMAELLALAGPDDLRAWETLTLGYTETFGDPGLRQAIAETYEHVGADDVICFSGAEEALYLAMQVLLGPGDHAVVITPDYQAAETVPLSLCEVTGVALDPDHGWALDLDAVEAALRPGTRVVSINFPNNPTGALIPAADLARLATMCQERGIHLFSDEVYRGLELDPARTLPQAADLSPTALSLNVTSKSLGLPGLRIGWIACRDRELRARLERAKHYTTICNSAPSEVLARIAIKARDRILERNRGIIAANLPRFEAFFTEFGDLFEWRAPDGGCVAFPRYLGRDGVEAFCTRLVEQAGVLLLPASIYRSQLTDTPADRFRIGVGRADPGPALDAFAAHLKGL from the coding sequence ATGAGCCGACTGCCCGACTTCCGGCTGGAGGTCTACTTCTCCCGCTGGGAGTTCACCGCCCGGCACCACCTGACCGCCTCCGACGCCCAGACCATGAGCATGGCCGAGCTGCTCGCCCTCGCCGGCCCCGACGACCTGCGCGCCTGGGAGACGCTCACCCTCGGCTACACCGAGACGTTCGGCGACCCCGGGCTGCGGCAGGCCATCGCGGAGACGTACGAGCACGTGGGCGCCGACGACGTGATCTGCTTCTCCGGCGCGGAGGAGGCGCTCTACCTCGCCATGCAGGTGCTGCTCGGCCCCGGCGACCACGCCGTCGTGATCACCCCCGACTACCAGGCCGCCGAGACCGTGCCCCTGTCGCTGTGCGAGGTCACCGGCGTCGCCCTCGACCCCGATCACGGCTGGGCGCTCGATCTCGACGCCGTCGAGGCGGCCCTGCGGCCGGGCACCCGCGTGGTGTCGATCAACTTCCCCAACAACCCCACCGGCGCGCTCATCCCCGCCGCCGACCTCGCCCGGCTCGCCACGATGTGCCAGGAGCGCGGCATCCACCTGTTCAGCGACGAGGTCTACCGGGGCCTGGAGCTCGACCCCGCCCGCACGCTGCCGCAGGCCGCCGACCTGTCGCCCACCGCGCTGTCGCTGAACGTCACCTCCAAGTCGCTCGGCCTGCCCGGCCTGCGCATCGGCTGGATCGCCTGCCGCGACCGCGAGCTGCGCGCCCGCCTCGAACGCGCCAAGCACTACACCACCATCTGCAACTCCGCGCCCAGCGAGGTGCTCGCCCGGATCGCGATCAAGGCCAGGGACCGGATCCTGGAGCGCAACCGGGGCATCATCGCCGCGAACCTGCCCCGGTTCGAGGCGTTCTTCACCGAGTTCGGCGACCTGTTCGAGTGGCGCGCGCCCGACGGCGGCTGCGTCGCCTTCCCGCGCTACCTCGGGCGCGACGGCGTCGAGGCGTTCTGCACCCGCCTGGTGGAGCAGGCCGGCGTGCTGCTCCTGCCCGCGAGCATCTACCGCTCGCAGCTCACGGACACGCCCGCCGACCGCTTCAGGATCGGCGTCGGACGCGCCGACCCCGGACCCGCCCTGGACGCCTTCGCCGCCCACCTCAAGGGGCTATGA